A window of the Chthonomonas sp. genome harbors these coding sequences:
- a CDS encoding 5'-nucleotidase produces MPFSHDNKTVIAVTTRALFNLDQEHEVFLEDVEKFRELQLERYETPPQPGPAFSLVKKLLDFNTEKERSVEVVIVSMNDPRSGLRAFNACHHYNLDISRGVFTSGRPPFGYLKPFRSTLFLSAKEEDVRGAIEAGHVAAMVYPKLADSITEHEDELRIALDGDCVLFGSEAEEVYQREGLESFHKHEDAKKFEPLPKGPFHSLVERLHLLQRLQAHNKLNRRIRIALVTARNAPSHERAIRTLMHWNLEVDEAVFLGGLPKHEFLAEFRPDLFFDDQRLHCDGAATVVSTALVPFGPTHSTASMNGSKTPRSQEESHA; encoded by the coding sequence ATGCCATTCAGTCACGATAACAAGACCGTCATTGCCGTAACGACTCGCGCTCTCTTCAACCTTGATCAAGAACATGAAGTCTTCCTAGAGGATGTTGAGAAGTTTCGAGAACTTCAGTTAGAGCGGTACGAAACCCCGCCTCAGCCCGGCCCCGCTTTTTCCCTCGTTAAGAAGCTCCTCGACTTCAATACAGAAAAGGAGCGGTCGGTTGAGGTCGTGATCGTTTCCATGAATGATCCTCGAAGTGGATTGAGAGCCTTCAACGCTTGTCATCACTACAATCTCGATATCTCGCGTGGCGTTTTCACTTCGGGCCGACCTCCATTTGGGTACCTGAAGCCGTTCCGATCGACGCTCTTTTTGTCGGCAAAAGAAGAAGATGTTCGAGGAGCGATTGAGGCCGGGCACGTAGCGGCAATGGTCTATCCGAAGCTTGCCGACTCCATCACCGAGCATGAAGACGAGCTTCGAATTGCTCTCGACGGAGACTGCGTCCTTTTCGGAAGCGAAGCAGAAGAGGTGTACCAAAGGGAGGGCTTAGAATCCTTCCACAAACACGAAGACGCAAAGAAGTTTGAGCCGCTTCCCAAGGGTCCGTTTCACTCGCTGGTGGAGCGGTTGCACCTGCTCCAACGCCTTCAGGCGCACAACAAGCTCAATCGACGAATTCGGATTGCGCTCGTGACAGCCCGTAACGCCCCATCCCATGAGCGGGCGATTCGAACGCTGATGCACTGGAATCTAGAGGTGGACGAAGCTGTCTTTCTCGGTGGTCTTCCAAAACACGAGTTTCTAGCCGAATTTCGCCCGGACCTATTCTTTGACGACCAAAGACTCCATTGTGACGGAGCGGCAACCGTCGTCAGCACCGCGCTCGTTCCATTTGGCCCGACCCATTCAACCGCTTC